The Podospora pseudopauciseta strain CBS 411.78 chromosome 2 map unlocalized CBS411.78m_2, whole genome shotgun sequence genome has a window encoding:
- a CDS encoding uncharacterized protein (EggNog:ENOG503Q4MW; COG:S) yields MGFFSRIKKNKSLDGGGGGAAHYDPRFSNDQTTTPRSNSYDPRDYQLSGSGFRAMVTGNSPRLIAQLPEGVLRRIFGLVCPHARDESYETFEGSAMMIVGGEEERCMLCDMRDLAHCVGVCRRWRGEGVKVLYHSIRLDPVHYCPLEPILSDRRKRRSFFDRNGSPEDPCLMRLKLLCRTLREDPVRRGALVRYLKMPYMLREAAQADLARTIAVTPGLRYVDLPEGLFTDEPGFVTLRLEVQARCLELRKMSYMRGSENSLQALATGRVWTRLEVLELNRIGIDGGMLRLVLGGLGGLKALKMSEMDVGDEVFSSGWEEQLPPFPGTIEELVLTDCKNITGDGLRSWLSTSPESRERLRVLTLNNTGVRVWGLHSIISLARGLKHLSIVERVTVAMPSSPDLQPLRSTTLETLRYEITSATPTKKYGSPPHNSSSITSSYYTYLATSLLSGGLPQLRSAYVRDTTFPDLLLGLPPLPLPSFSSSPARPGSSSSITPFSSSPSRPANFGGLPPLQPGSSLPNSNPFSPGHRPQGSLSSLSPFGLNQQQTNRFSSNNPFASLTTAHNAFLNLPAKLEVFTKSEEDDALNWNFVRIGGGGGGGGRQNKGERPLSSYGLGADILGDAGGWSSGAGARRSVLVGGRGEGGGFLAVPTDVPRRRQEEEQQQEEWPRPRTRDGEGKRERLDLWR; encoded by the exons ATGGGCTTCTTCTCGCGCATAAAAAAGAACAAGTCgcttgatggcggtggtggtggggcggCGCATTACGATCCTAGGTTCAGCAATGACCAAACGACAACACCACGATCCAACAGTTATGACCCGAGAGATTACCAACTATCCGGCTCTGGGTTCAGGGCCATGGTGACGGGCAATTCCCCTAGATTGATTGCCCAACTGCCTGAGGGGGTGCTACGGCGTATCTTCGGACTGGTGTGCCCCCATGCCAGGGACGAGAGCTACGAGACGTTTGAGGGGAGCGCAATGATGattgttgggggggaagaggagaggtgCATGCTTTGTGACATGAGGGATTTGGCGCATTGCGTTGGGGTGTGTagacggtggaggggggagggggtcaaGGTTTT GTATCATAGTATACGACTCGATCCGGTGCATTACTGCCCTCTGGAACCAATTCTTTCTGATCGAAGAAAACGCCGCTCGTTTTTTGACAGGAATGGCTCGCCGGAGGATCCGTGTTTGATGAGGCTGAAGCTGCTGTGTCGGACGTTGAGAGAGGACCCGGTTAGGAGGGGGGCGTTGGTGAGATATCTCAAGATGCCGTACATGCTTAGGGAAGCGGCGCAGGCGGATTTGGCGAGGACAATTGCGGTTACGCCGGGGTTGAGATATGTTGATTTACCAGAGGGCTTGTTTACCGACGAGCCGGGGTTTGTGACGTTGCGGCTGGAGGTCCAGGCGAGGTGtttggagttgaggaagatgagctACATGCGCGGGAGCGAGAACTCTTTGCAGGCGCTGGCGACGGGGAGGGTGTGGACGAGgctggaggtgttggagctGAATAGGATAGGGATAGACggggggatgttgaggttggtgttgggtgggttgggggggttgaaggcgCTGAAGATGTCGGAGATGGATGTCGGGGATGAAGTTTTTTCAAGTGGATGGGAGGAGCAGCTGCCTCCTTTTCCGGGGACGATCGAGGAGTTGGTTTTGACCGACTGCAAGAATATCACTGGGGATGGCCTGAGGTCGTGGCTATCCACCTCCCCTGAATCACGAGAGCGGCTCCGGGTGCTGACCCTTAACAACACTGGTGTCCGCGTTTGGGGGCTACACTCGATCATATCCCTCGCTCGCGGATTGAAACACCTCTCCATCGTCGAAAGGGTCACCGTCGCCATGCCTTCCTCTCCAgacctccaacccctcagGAGCACCACCCTCGAAACCCTCCGCTACGAAATCACCTCCGCGACCCCAACCAAGAAATACGGCTCCCCACCACACAACTCCTCAAGCATAACATCATCCTACTACACCTACCtggccacctccctcctATCAGGCGGCCTGCCACAACTCCGCTCCGCCTACGTAAGGGACACCACCTTccccgacctcctcctcggcttaCCGCCTCTCCCTTTACCCTCCTTTAGTTCCTCCCCCGCCCGACCaggcagctcctcctccataaCACCCTTTTCGTCATCCCCATCAAGACCCGCCAATTTCGGTGGTCTCCCCCCCTTACAACCCGGCTCCTCACtgcccaactccaaccccttctcccccggcCACCGCCCCCAAGGCAGCCTGTCCAGCCTCTCCCCCTTTGGTCtgaaccaacaacaaaccaatcgcttcagcagcaacaaccccttcgccagcctcaccaccgcccacaacgccttcctcaacctccccgcaAAGCTGGAAGTTTTTACAAAATCCGAAGAGGACGACGCGCTAAACTGGAATTTTGTCCgcatcggcggcggcggtggcggcggtggaagaCAAAACAAGGGGGAGAGACCACTAAGCAGTTACGGCTTGGGTGCTGATATCTTGGGTGACGCAGGCGGTTGGAGCTCTGGTGCCGGGGCAAGGAGGAGCGTGCttgttggtgggaggggggagggaggcgggtTTTTGGCTGTTCCCACTGATGTGCCGAGGAGAAGACAAGAGGAggaacagcaacaagaagagTGGCCTAGGCCGAGGACGcgggacggggaggggaagagggagaggttggattTGTGGAGGTGA